A window from Populus trichocarpa isolate Nisqually-1 chromosome 3, P.trichocarpa_v4.1, whole genome shotgun sequence encodes these proteins:
- the LOC112326774 gene encoding EPIDERMAL PATTERNING FACTOR-like protein 5 isoform X2 produces the protein MEASSICCLVLALQIVSLVSAASRPFAPNSGVAVNRAGHSLQSLQVPLDSNFDPQSGSEKGIKTKDGVAGGMIIEAAAGYAKGITKIGSTPPSCEHKCHGCTPCEAIQVPAISKTGTHHLSVNYANYEPEGWKCKCGPSFYSP, from the exons ATGGAGGCAAGTTCTATTTGCTGTTTAGTGCTAGCACTGCAGATAGTGAGTTTGGTTTCTGCAGCAAGTAGGCCTTTTGCACCTAATAGCGGTGTTGCTGTCAACCGAGCAG GACACAGCCTTCAATCTTTACAAGTTCCACTGGACTCGAACTTTGACCCCCAATCAGGTTCCGAAAAA GGCATTAAAACCAAAGATGGGGTGGCGGGTGGGATGATAATCGAGGCAGCAGCAGGTTATGCTAAAGGCATTACCAAAATTGGGTCCACCCCACCAAGTTGTGAGCACAAGTGCCATGGCTGCACTCCTTGTGAAGCAATTCAAGTGCCAGCCATCAGCAAAACCGGCACCCACCATTTAAGTGTAAACTATGCAAATTATGAGCCTGAAGGTTGGAAATGCAAATGTGGACCTTCCTTCTATAGCCCTTGA
- the LOC112326774 gene encoding EPIDERMAL PATTERNING FACTOR-like protein 5 isoform X1, whose protein sequence is MEASSICCLVLALQIVSLVSAASRPFAPNSGVAVNRAVTGHSLQSLQVPLDSNFDPQSGSEKGIKTKDGVAGGMIIEAAAGYAKGITKIGSTPPSCEHKCHGCTPCEAIQVPAISKTGTHHLSVNYANYEPEGWKCKCGPSFYSP, encoded by the exons ATGGAGGCAAGTTCTATTTGCTGTTTAGTGCTAGCACTGCAGATAGTGAGTTTGGTTTCTGCAGCAAGTAGGCCTTTTGCACCTAATAGCGGTGTTGCTGTCAACCGAGCAG TCACAGGACACAGCCTTCAATCTTTACAAGTTCCACTGGACTCGAACTTTGACCCCCAATCAGGTTCCGAAAAA GGCATTAAAACCAAAGATGGGGTGGCGGGTGGGATGATAATCGAGGCAGCAGCAGGTTATGCTAAAGGCATTACCAAAATTGGGTCCACCCCACCAAGTTGTGAGCACAAGTGCCATGGCTGCACTCCTTGTGAAGCAATTCAAGTGCCAGCCATCAGCAAAACCGGCACCCACCATTTAAGTGTAAACTATGCAAATTATGAGCCTGAAGGTTGGAAATGCAAATGTGGACCTTCCTTCTATAGCCCTTGA